The following coding sequences lie in one Bacteroides helcogenes P 36-108 genomic window:
- a CDS encoding DUF2007-related protein, producing the protein MKEDDKSKLIEVFNGAPWEAELVKAQLASNGIDSMAKDSLIADVILPPTAIDVAILVREEDYEAAMEVIREREKNKDGD; encoded by the coding sequence ATGAAAGAAGATGATAAAAGCAAGCTCATTGAAGTTTTCAATGGAGCACCGTGGGAGGCCGAACTCGTAAAAGCCCAACTTGCAAGCAACGGCATCGACTCCATGGCCAAAGACAGCCTGATAGCAGATGTAATATTGCCCCCTACCGCCATTGATGTGGCCATCCTCGTCAGGGAAGAAGACTATGAAGCGGCAATGGAAGTAATCCGCGAACGCGAGAAAAACAAAGACGGAGATTAA